The following are from one region of the Candidatus Dadabacteria bacterium genome:
- a CDS encoding peptide ABC transporter substrate-binding protein: MRVFFCVFFSMLFISCGSGNRAPDAADISRKDTLNINIGTEPPTLDWSLATDVTSFTIIENIMDGLAAFDEKYEPVPALARSWRVSEDGRTYTFKIREKVLWTDGKPLKAGDFLYSWKRILKPETAGSYAYFLFDIKNAREFNSGEIKDFGKVGVKAPDEHTLVVTLEKPRAYFLNLVTFMSTFPMRKDIVEKYGTRWTEAENIATLGPYRLKEWKHHKEVLIKEYEGYWGEKPKSAKKVKMIMNENPVSTLALYESGELDFLDSKGIPLLEVPRVMKLPDFKQSIVFRNNYIGFNTKKAPFDNPLVRKAFASSIDRESLAGLLQGAGVPVTSWIPIDMLAHNPRIGISFDVQKAREFLEMAGYPNGENFPQTTFLYPDTGNNRIVAEAFQGMWKEHLGIEVKLMNQEWAVYLSTLRTDPPPVFRAGWQADFPDPHNFMNLFECGSGNNRTGWCDPEYDRLVEKAAGVLDRKQRAVLYNGAQRILVETGVAIVPYLNSVQQNMIKPYVEGLEPDRLNFLYFSKVRFASPSASGER, encoded by the coding sequence ACCTCCCACGCTTGACTGGTCTCTCGCTACCGATGTCACATCTTTTACAATCATAGAGAACATAATGGACGGCCTCGCGGCGTTTGATGAAAAATATGAGCCCGTACCCGCTCTCGCGCGAAGCTGGCGAGTAAGCGAGGACGGAAGGACTTATACTTTTAAAATAAGGGAAAAAGTCTTGTGGACGGATGGAAAGCCCCTTAAGGCCGGGGATTTCCTTTATTCATGGAAAAGGATTCTCAAGCCGGAAACCGCCGGAAGCTACGCCTACTTTCTTTTTGACATAAAAAACGCCAGGGAGTTTAACTCGGGGGAGATAAAGGATTTTGGCAAAGTCGGGGTAAAAGCCCCGGATGAACATACTCTTGTCGTTACTCTTGAAAAGCCGAGGGCCTATTTTCTGAACCTGGTGACTTTCATGTCCACTTTTCCGATGAGAAAGGATATTGTTGAGAAATACGGAACCAGGTGGACTGAAGCCGAAAACATAGCAACTCTGGGACCTTACAGATTGAAAGAATGGAAGCATCATAAGGAAGTTCTTATCAAGGAGTACGAAGGCTACTGGGGGGAGAAACCCAAAAGCGCTAAGAAGGTAAAGATGATAATGAACGAAAATCCCGTATCCACTCTGGCCCTTTATGAGAGCGGGGAGCTCGATTTTCTTGACAGCAAGGGAATTCCCCTGCTTGAGGTTCCAAGGGTTATGAAACTTCCGGATTTTAAGCAGAGCATAGTTTTCAGAAACAACTACATAGGATTCAACACCAAGAAAGCCCCATTTGACAATCCTCTGGTGAGAAAGGCTTTTGCGAGTTCGATAGACAGGGAAAGCCTCGCCGGACTTCTTCAGGGGGCTGGAGTACCCGTAACTTCATGGATACCGATCGACATGCTTGCCCACAATCCTCGGATCGGTATTTCGTTCGATGTGCAAAAGGCGCGGGAATTTCTTGAGATGGCCGGATATCCGAACGGAGAGAATTTTCCGCAGACTACCTTTCTCTACCCGGATACCGGAAACAATAGAATTGTCGCTGAGGCGTTCCAGGGCATGTGGAAGGAGCATCTGGGCATTGAAGTCAAGCTTATGAATCAAGAATGGGCCGTTTACCTGAGTACGCTCAGAACCGACCCTCCTCCCGTATTCAGAGCCGGATGGCAGGCGGATTTCCCGGATCCTCACAATTTCATGAACCTCTTTGAGTGCGGAAGCGGGAACAACCGTACAGGCTGGTGCGATCCGGAATACGACCGTCTGGTTGAAAAGGCCGCCGGGGTTCTGGATCGCAAGCAAAGAGCGGTTCTTTACAACGGTGCTCAGAGAATTCTCGTGGAAACGGGAGTTGCGATAGTTCCTTACCTGAACTCGGTTCAGCAGAATATGATCAAGCCGTATGTGGAGGGACTCGAGCCCGACCGCCTCAATTTTCTTTACTTCAGCAAAGTCAGGTTTGCAAGTCCTTCCGCCTCCGGCGAACGTTAA